The following DNA comes from Castor canadensis chromosome 15, mCasCan1.hap1v2, whole genome shotgun sequence.
ACCTGTGATCCCACAGGGTAGAGTGGCTGGAAGGGAGCTAGGTGGGaccaggtgggagaaatgactgCTGTTCCTGAGAGGCTGAGCTGTGGGGCTCGGGGAGAAGTGAAGTGACCAGTGAGATCCAGGTGCAATGTCCCAGGTGGGGAGCTCATGACATAACTCATAGACTCATGGGGAGCCATGAGTCCTGGTGAAATCAAGAATTGCTTTGCCATGAAAGTGAGGTGGGTGGGACTGGTGCCTTGGTCACCAGCATGAATGGTGGAAGGCTGTGGGGACATCTGCACAGGTGTGGGACAAGTCCTGGGGGAACCTCTGGGTGATGTGTGGGGGCAGGAATGTCTAGAGGTCTGGGGTTGAGAAGAGGCATGGCTGGACTAAAGACAGGTTCAAGGGCATTCGTGCGCCCCCACCCCCAAAGTGTGAGAGAACTTCAAGGAGAGGCTCAGGGAAAACAGCCTGATCTTCACCGAGAGCAGCCCCGGTGTGAAGGCATCTGGGAGCAGGGCCAGGCTCCCTGGGGAGGTGGGCGAAAGCCTGTGCTGATCACGTCTCGGGGCACAGTGGCTGCAGGGGAGGTGTGGGGTGGAGGCCACATGGCAGGTACTGGGAAGCCCAAGGGGACTTTGGAGACGGGAGAGTGAGACATGGGAAACTCACACCCAAGATGGCACTCTTCTCTACAGCTGGAGGTGGGGACAGTGGCTCTGGTGGGACCTAGTGACAGTGCTCAGGAGGTCGGGGTCACAGGGTTCTCCCTGTCTTTGAGCTGAGCTCTCAGAAGAGGCCATGGGATCAAGTACCTCCCACTGGGTTTTACAGGTGTGGAAACAGGCAGGTCTAGGCAGCAAGATGAGTGCAGCATAGGCTCTGCCTTCTGTAATCCCTAGCTACTTACAGCCTCCTCCTCCCACACAGTGATGGGGCCTGAGGGGCAGGATGGGGGTCGAGGGTTTGTCTCTCTCATCTTGGAACCTGTTGTGAGTTTTCTCCAAGTGAACATCTGTTGCCCACCAGAGCCCATCTCCCTGAAGTTTCCAACAGCTTTATAGAACTCTATTtcacacagggtctcactgctaCCTTTGCTCAGGCAGGcactgaacttgtgatcctcctgccttcctctcctgagcggctgggattacaggtgtgcaccattgcCTGCTAAGAATTCATCTTTAAAGTGCACATGGTAAAAACTGTACTAGGTTTAAACTACTGgacaacagtgtgtgtgtgtaggcttGGAGGGAAGGCTGAGAAGCTGAGCTGAGCCCAGCTGGCTTGTGAAAAAGTAACAAAGAGGCAGTTTGGCTTTCTGGGCCCTCTCCCCAGCTGACTCCTCTGGGGTCCAGGCATCCCTCTTCCCAGGGTGTGGTAACTGTGGCTAGGCCCTGGTAAGCAGGACAACGTGGTCTCATGGGCAACGTGTGTGAACACTGACGCTGAGGAACATTTATTCTTGTGCAAACCCAGGCCCATCAGTCAATCACCCTCAAGGACTGGGTGAGAGGGAAACCGGCCAGCAGGCGCTAAGGTTGACATTACTTCCCGAGTTCACTTTCGGCCTCCATGGCTGCTGGGTGAGACTGGTAGGGTTGGAAGAGCACAGGTGTGTTTGTTTTCTCGGGGGACAGGCTGAAGGTATCCACAGCTGTCCAGCTACAAAGCAGCAAGGCATGGTCATGGCCAGACTGTGGTCAGTTGGGTTCAGCCAGGTATGGCCTCAGCCCAGCCGTGGCCTGTGCAGCCCCCACCACACCCACAGCGCAGACCAGAGCTGGTGTCGTGCCCCACAGCACTCAGCCTCCACAGGATGATTGTGCTCCCCTCTCCTGGCTCGGGCACTGTGGGACGTGCTCCCCCTTCCCGCCCCCAGCCTGGGCAAGTGCAGAACCTCATCCTCCATCCCGGGGCTCCCTAGTGGGCTGTGGTCAGGCGCGGTGGCAGGGCTGGGAGCAAGCTCCGCATCCGATGGCTGAGGCCGAGGTGTGGGCTGGGTCCTCGCTCCAGGGGCTCTGGGCAGAGCTGGAGAGGGCGTCGGACTGAGGCCCACTGGGTCGAGGATGGCGAGTGGCGCCCGCGCCTGGGCCCCCGAGCTCAGAGCACAGGCCGGCCCGCCAGCGAGCTCCTCACGCCGACGTCTTTATTAAGTGCCAAGGGTCGGAGCGCCCCGCGGGCTCACTTCACGTGCTCGGCGGCGTGCGAAGAGCAGTAGTACTTCTTGTGAGCGATGAAGGTGGACAGGCTGCTGAACCTGATGTTGCACAGGCGGCAGTAGCGGTGGCCGCTGCCGGGGGCGGGGGTGGGCACCGGGACGGGGACGGCAGGGCCCTTGCTGGGCGTCCGCGCGCCCTGGCCCGCAGGGTCCGGGGGCGCGCCCTCGGGGGACGGGGACCGTGGCGCGCGGCCTTCGGGGCTGTCCCGCGGGGCGCGCTCCGCCGGCGTGCGGGGCTCGGCTCCCGGGCCGCCCACGGGCTTGGCCACCTGCAGGCCGTGCGCCAGGCGCAGGTGCTCCACGAGGTCGCCGCGGACGCGCCCGTTCGGCGGGCAGTAGGGGCATAGGGCGGCGGCCCGCAGCGGCGCGGCGGGGCACGAGTACTTCTTGTGCGCCAGGTAGGCTTCGAGGCTGTGGAAGCTCACGCGGCACGCGGTGCACTCGTGGTAGTCGGTCAGCGCGGGGAGCGCAGCGGGTGCGTCGGCGCCTTGGCGCCGTGGCCGCTTGCTCAGGTCGATGGGGCCGTCGGGGGCGGGGTCAGGTGAGCGCGCAGGGGCGGAGCCGACGCTTCCGCTTCCGCTCCTGGGCCGCGGCGAGGCGGGCAGCTCAGGCGCAGAGGGGGGGCCGGGCGGCGCGGGGGCGTGGCCGGCCGTGGGAGGGGCGGGGCCGGGAGCCGGGGGCGGGGCGCCGGCCGGGGGCAGCTCGTAGAGCTTGCGGCGCCTGCGCGTGCGCACGGGCGGCGCGGGCCCTGGGGCCGGCGtggacggcggcggcggcggccggcgCGGCGGCGGGTCGTGGCGAGAGGCGCAGTAGTAGCGCTTGTGCACCGTGTAGGTCTCGTGGCGGCTGAAGCGGATGTTGCAGGCTTCGCACAGCGTGCGGCTGGGGTCATCCTCCGCGTCGTCCACCGAGCTGCCCGGACTCTGGCTGCCCTCGCTGGCCCGGCCAGCTGCCTCGGCCTCGGGAGTGGCGGCGCCGCCCGCTTCGTCCTCGCGCGCACCGAGGCCCGGCGACGAGCGCGGCGGGTCGGGCTCGGCGGGCAGGCCGGGGGCCACCTTGGGCCTGCGCGTGGCGGGCGCGTCCTCCGGCGGGCGGCGGCCGGAGCAGTAGAGGCGCTTGTGCACGTAGAAGTTGTTGACGTTGTTGAAGGTGATCTCGCACTCGAAGCACGTGGCGCCCTTGGTCCCCGCGAAGAGGCCCGCCGGCGCGCCCGCCGCGCCCGGGCCCTGCTGCAGCCGGGTGTGCACCAACTCGGACATCTTGGCGAGGATTTCCGAGGCCTGCGGCGCAGTGGGGCCCGGGGGTGCGCCCGCCTCTGGTGCGAACACGTACTGTGGCAGGAAGAGCGCCCCCGCCATGCCCAACTCTCCGGGTCCTGGACTGGAGCCGGGCGTGGGGCTGGACAGCTCTGCCTTCACCCTGGCTGGAGCAGGGCTGTGTGGCGATGGAGTCCTCGATGGGGCCTGAGGCCCTGGTTCTCCAGGCCCGGGAGCGCGCGCTGATTCAGgctcctccaccacctccaccttGATGCTCCTGGGGGCGGTTGGGGGCTCACTGCCTCCCCCGTTCTGGGGGGCCAGTCTGGTCTCTCCGTTGGTGGCCTCGGTCAGGGCCTTCCTGTCCAGTCCTGGCGATGGGGTGGGTGCTAGGCCCACATCGGGGGAGGCCAGGGGGCCGTGAAGGGTTGAGTGCTGCTGGAAGCTGGCCAGGCTGTCTGCAAGGAGACCAGGGGGCTGTACATCAGGCCTGGGGCAGTCCCTGGCTGGGTAGAGGCTGGGATGGGGTGGGCAGAGGGGTTTAGGGGCAAGGCTGAAATcgactccctcttcccccccattCTTCAGGGGCAGGCAGGGCAGCTGTGCAGTCTGCTCACCTGGGGGGAGCTTGGCAGCTGGGTGTCCGGCCCCTGGCGAGTAGATCTCACCCTTAGAGCCTGGCTGGCATACCATGTGGTTGGTCACCAGGTGGCTGTAGAGGATGTCCCTTGTGGTG
Coding sequences within:
- the Zfpm1 gene encoding zinc finger protein ZFPM1 is translated as MSRRKQSNPRQIKRSLGDMEAGEEAQVTDTSPPMEQVATAPEPKAVGDPEPLSPSRAEMNPLPQPAPPTSPGGSKEMAGPDLEKKPKEEEEEEAAAASPWSGPEDLELELQDGQTCVRARLSLAEGLSWGPFPGSIQTRASSPRKAEADPAMTLLLVDETCWLRTLPLALTEAEANSEIYRKDDALWCRVTKPVPAGGRLRVLLTTESHSTSSHPVKEPAEPESPAPVHTDIQLLPQQAGMASILATAVINKDVFPCKDCGIWYRSERNLQAHLLYYCASRQRAGSPAAATEEKPKETYPNERVCPFPQCRKSCPSASSLEIHMRSHSGERPFVCLICLSAFTTKANCERHLKVHTDTLSGVCHNCGFISTTRDILYSHLVTNHMVCQPGSKGEIYSPGAGHPAAKLPPDSLASFQQHSTLHGPLASPDVGLAPTPSPGLDRKALTEATNGETRLAPQNGGGSEPPTAPRSIKVEVVEEPESARAPGPGEPGPQAPSRTPSPHSPAPARVKAELSSPTPGSSPGPGELGMAGALFLPQYVFAPEAGAPPGPTAPQASEILAKMSELVHTRLQQGPGAAGAPAGLFAGTKGATCFECEITFNNVNNFYVHKRLYCSGRRPPEDAPATRRPKVAPGLPAEPDPPRSSPGLGAREDEAGGAATPEAEAAGRASEGSQSPGSSVDDAEDDPSRTLCEACNIRFSRHETYTVHKRYYCASRHDPPPRRPPPPPSTPAPGPAPPVRTRRRRKLYELPPAGAPPPAPGPAPPTAGHAPAPPGPPSAPELPASPRPRSGSGSVGSAPARSPDPAPDGPIDLSKRPRRQGADAPAALPALTDYHECTACRVSFHSLEAYLAHKKYSCPAAPLRAAALCPYCPPNGRVRGDLVEHLRLAHGLQVAKPVGGPGAEPRTPAERAPRDSPEGRAPRSPSPEGAPPDPAGQGARTPSKGPAVPVPVPTPAPGSGHRYCRLCNIRFSSLSTFIAHKKYYCSSHAAEHVK